CCACACCCTCACGAGGACTCAGCAGTGCTACGTCcaggccccacctccctgcaggGTCCGCAGAGGACCAGCCCTACCCCCGCCCTCAGCAAAAGTCCTAGGTCTCCCCCGAGCCATTCCTCCCTTCGAccagccctcagcccctcccGTACGGGGCCCGGGCATCTTACTTGCAATTCCCTCCCACCCAGGAATCACCTCCTACCTCCACCCACCGAAGCCTGCCTATCCGGCTGTCCTTTGGGGATCAGACTTTCGAACCCTATCTCTAGGGGACCCAGGtacctgggccccaggccccgccccctttgGAGAGACAGGCACTTACTTGCTGCCTGCTCCCGGGTGCTCCATGGCCCGCCCTCACCTCTGGCACCGAGTCCCGCCCCAACCTTACTGAGCGGGGCCGCGCCTTTCACCGCCGCACCCGTCCTTCGTCAGGCACCCGAGGGGCCCATGGCTGCGGCGGCGGTCCCACGCGGGAGGCAGAGTGGAGAGCCCAGCGCTCTTGGCCGGGCGGTGAAGCTGCTGCAGCGCCTGCAGGAGCAATGCGGGGACCCCCGGCTCACCTCGAGTCCCCCCTCGCTAAGGGACCTGCTGCCCAGCACCGCGAAGCTACTTCGAGAGGTGGCCCACGCTCGGCGGGCGCCCGGTGAAGGCGGCCACGAGGGTCCTGGGGGTGCCGGGGACTTTCTCATCGTCTGCCTCGCCAACCTGGAGGCCAAGAGCAGACAGGTGGCGGCACTCTTGCCACCCCGGGGCCAAAAGAGTGCCAACGACGAGCTCTTCCGGGAGGGCTCCATACTCAGGTGAGTGGAAGCCCTTGGCCCCCCGAATAAAGGCGGGGTCACCAGGAAGGCCCAGATCAGGCTCCCGCCCTTATCCCTCAGACCCGGgagtccaggcccccagcccctcctccctcggaCCCGGGAGTCCACGCCCCCAGCCCGTCCTCCCTCCGACCCGGGAGTCCAcgccctcagcccctcctcccttgGACCCGGGAGTCTaggcacatacttaggttttgTATTCAATTCCCCGGCACCTGATGTTCCtttttcacatcgatgtttctctctcactctctctctctaaaatcaataaacatatcctcaggtgaggattttttaatgaatgaatttttttaaaagaaggactaataataattaatatgcaCTGAGCGGCGACTGTACGCTAGGTGTGCTAGGCATTTTATGTGCCTGTAAGAATCCTCACCACTCCCATCCCGGTGAGGCAGGAGCTGTACTTATGCCCATTtcacagttggggaaactgaggcttgggggaaaataaaggaaCCTGCCCAGAATCACACTGCTAAGTATAAGGGCTACCCTCTGCTGCTGCCCACGTCCTGATCTTGGACCCCAGGGAGGCGGCCGGCAGGAGAAAGCAGGGCCGCAGCCAGCAGTGCCGCCCAAACCCGGAGGAGGGCTCCCAGCCAGCCGGCACGCAGACCGCCCTAAGTACTCTGGGCGCTAGCAGTCCCCATGACCAGCTAGGCAAGGCGTCTCCTCTGGCCCTGTGAGCTTCAGGCAGAGCCTGGGCCTGCGTGCTGGAGGAGAGGATACTGGGCTGCACCTCCTTTCCTTCACagacgaagaaactgaggctctcaCGCGAGAGGCGTCAGGCCTGCAGAGGGCAGTGTTGAAATTGGCTTCCCCCTGCATCGCTGCATCAGGGAGCCTGGGGCCTGCGGGTGTTCCCTGCAGGGGGTGGAGGTGTCAGTGGGAGCCAAGTGCTCAGAGCTCATCCTCACAGGCGACAGCTGGCCAAGCTGGCCCTTATCTTCAGCCACATGTATGCGGAGCTGAGCGCACTCTTCCCCAGGGGAAAGTACTGTGGGCACACGTACCAGCTCACCAACACCGCAGCCCACACCTTCTGGAGGCAGCACTGTGGAGCCCGGTGAGTGAGCACCTGCTCCTGGGGCCCCTGGAGCCTTATCCTGCCCCTGTCCAGGGACCCAGGAGTCCTGgtccccagcccctcagccccctcctccctcagaacCAGGAATCCTGGCCCCCAGATGTCTCCTTGCTAGAGGTCCTCTATCCTAGGCTCCCAGAGACCTGACCTGCACCCCCTACCCCCCATCCACCCAGGTGTGTGCTGCCCTGGGCTGAGTTTGAATCCCTCCTGCGCACCTGCCACCCCATGGAATCAGGCCCCACAACCTTCGCATTGCGTTCCACCATTGACCTCACCTTCAGTGGCCACGTGTCCGTCTTCGAATTTGACATCTTCACCAGGCTCTTCCAGGTCAGGGAAGGTCAAGGATGGGAGTTCAGACTTGGGTTCTGTGGGAGAAGAAGCTGGGGGCCTGACTCCTGGGTCCTGGGGAGTAAGGGTCTGGAGTCTTTTGTGTAAGAGAGAGATTCCTGAGGCCCACTGCAGTGTGAGCTGGGTTCTTGGACCCTGGGAAGCACTGGGAAGGGGCGTTGCTCCGTCAGCCCCTCTGTGACCCAAGCATCAccctctccagccctggccaACACTCCTCAAGAACTGGCAGTTTCTGGCAGTCAACCACCCGGGCTACATGGCCTTCCTCACGTATGACGAGGTCCAAGCACGTCTGCAGGCATGCAGGGACAAGCCAGGCAGGTACGGGGCGGGCCTCGCGAGGAGGCAGCTGCTAAGGGTTCTGGGCGCTCGGTTCTGGGCCTGGGGTGGTAGAAACCCAGACATCCTTCAGAGAGAGCAAGAACTGAAGGGCTGGGGTAACTCGGGTCCCAGAGAGTGGAGAACCCAGAGGTAGGACACAGAGTGCCCCTGCCACCCCACTTCTTCTCCTGAGACCTCCTAGACCTggtctaagatttttttttttttaagagagaagaagggagggagaaagagagggaaagaaacatcaatgtgtggttacctctcacgcaccccctactggggaccctgcccgcaacccaggcatgtgactgggaatcgaacctgtgaccctttggttcgcaggcccatgctcaatccactgagccacaccagccagggctaaaaattattataaatatgtcGTTCCtccatggtttatttatttatttaatcctcacctgaggttatgcttattgattttgagacagagagagaaacatcaatgtgaaagagaaacatccatcagttgcctcctgtacatgccccaaccggggatccaacccaaaacctaggcatgcgccctgaccagggattgaacccacaaccttttggtgtatggggacaacgctccaaccaactgagccacccagccagggatattaaatatttttagtaggAATTCCCTCACCTGCTGGGGTAGGAGACTGGGAACCAGACACCTGAAATTATTTTAAGCCAGGAGCTTTGAGCCATTGGGTCCTCCCAGAGGGTTAAGAATTGAGGgactgaaccctggctggtgtggctcagtggattgagtgtctgcctgtgaaccagaaggtcactggtttgattcccagtcagagcacaagcgtgggttgtgggctaggtccccagttaggggagtgcgagaggcaaccacacattgatgtttctctccctctctttctccctcccttcccctctctctaaaaataaataaataaaatctttaaaaaaatgaaaaagaactgagGGGCTGAGCTGCCTGGAACACCAAGAAGTCAGATTCTTGAGTCTTTGCAAGGCTAGGGTGCAGGTCCCCCAGGACAGTAAGTGTACTAGCACTTTTCCGGTTACACTGCAAACTggtttaaagggaaagaaaaaaagggatgaAATAATTTCCATAAGTGAAAGGACCAGCTGTCTTTTCAGACTTCAGGCATAGCTATACCCAGGTGCTTGCGTGTTATTGTTAAGAATCAGATCCTGTTTATCCCATCTCTGCTTTCGTCTCTGTTAGCTTTGTTCGCAGATATGATCTCTCCTCGTGGATTCTAGAATCCCCAGCTGAATACCCTGCCAGCTTAGCAACCTCTGTAGGAATGGAGTACCTCAGTGGAACTTCCAGCtagggctgccctggctggtgtggcttagttggtttgGCATCACTCCACAAAcctaaaggtcatgggtttgattcccagccagggcacatgcctgggttgtgggttcagtccccagtcagggagaataccagaggcaactgatggttGTTTCTCTtgcatcaacgtttctctccttctctttctccttcccctcccctctcactggaatcaataaaagaaaacaaaattaattgaaaaacaaaaaagccccagGGCTGACTCCCATCACTATGCTCAGGGGTCCTGAAATACACTGATTGGCCAGTCCAGAATCAACTTTGTATAAACCCTagtgaaggaggaaggggagccaAGCAGCTGATCCCCTGTATGTCGGGCAGAGAGGAACATAACGCCTCATTGTCTAAAAAGCAGAGAGCTGTGTTATAAGGGGGTGGACTTAGGCACCTGGATCCCCAacagtgggaggggctgggaggtccCAG
The sequence above is drawn from the Desmodus rotundus isolate HL8 chromosome 12, HLdesRot8A.1, whole genome shotgun sequence genome and encodes:
- the CBLC gene encoding E3 ubiquitin-protein ligase CBL-C isoform X1, translating into MAAAAVPRGRQSGEPSALGRAVKLLQRLQEQCGDPRLTSSPPSLRDLLPSTAKLLREVAHARRAPGEGGHEGPGGAGDFLIVCLANLEAKSRQVAALLPPRGQKSANDELFREGSILRRQLAKLALIFSHMYAELSALFPRGKYCGHTYQLTNTAAHTFWRQHCGARCVLPWAEFESLLRTCHPMESGPTTFALRSTIDLTFSGHVSVFEFDIFTRLFQPWPTLLKNWQFLAVNHPGYMAFLTYDEVQARLQACRDKPGSYIFRPSCTRLGQWAIGYVTSDGSIVQTIPHNKPLFQALLEGQKGGFYLYPDGKNHNPDLTELCHLEPHQYIYVSEEQLQLYWAMDSTFELCKICAEGNKDVKIKPCGHLLCSRCLAAWQHSDSQTCPFCRCEIQGQEVVSIHQFQGKPADARATPEGPGKSNNQENEEGEMVQAPPAVPKLRASLILPKIRTVALVPWEATSSPQAREGATENS
- the CBLC gene encoding E3 ubiquitin-protein ligase CBL-C isoform X3, whose amino-acid sequence is MAAAAVPRGRQSGEPSALGRAVKLLQRLQEQCGDPRLTSSPPSLRDLLPSTAKLLREVAHARRAPGEGGHEGPGGAGDFLIVCLANLEAKSRQVAALLPPRGQKSANDELFREGSILRRQLAKLALIFSHMYAELSALFPRGKYCGHTYQLTNTAAHTFWRQHCGARCVLPWAEFESLLRTCHPMESGPTTFALRSTIDLTFSGHVSVFEFDIFTRLFQPWPTLLKNWQFLAVNHPGYMAFLTYDEVQARLQACRDKPGSYLYPDGKNHNPDLTELCHLEPHQYIYVSEEQLQLYWAMDSTFELCKICAEGNKDVKIKPCGHLLCSRCLAAWQHSDSQTCPFCRCEIQGQEVVSIHQFQGKPADARATPEGPGKSNNQENEEGEMVQAPPAVPKLRASLILPKIRTVALVPWEATSSPQAREGATENS
- the CBLC gene encoding E3 ubiquitin-protein ligase CBL-C isoform X2; the protein is MAAAAVPRGRQSGEPSALGRAVKLLQRLQEQCGDPRLTSSPPSLRDLLPSTAKLLREVAHARRAPGEGGHEGPGGAGDFLIVCLANLEAKSRQVAALLPPRGQKSANDELFREGSILRGKYCGHTYQLTNTAAHTFWRQHCGARCVLPWAEFESLLRTCHPMESGPTTFALRSTIDLTFSGHVSVFEFDIFTRLFQPWPTLLKNWQFLAVNHPGYMAFLTYDEVQARLQACRDKPGSYIFRPSCTRLGQWAIGYVTSDGSIVQTIPHNKPLFQALLEGQKGGFYLYPDGKNHNPDLTELCHLEPHQYIYVSEEQLQLYWAMDSTFELCKICAEGNKDVKIKPCGHLLCSRCLAAWQHSDSQTCPFCRCEIQGQEVVSIHQFQGKPADARATPEGPGKSNNQENEEGEMVQAPPAVPKLRASLILPKIRTVALVPWEATSSPQAREGATENS